From Streptomyces sp. NBC_00683, one genomic window encodes:
- a CDS encoding response regulator transcription factor has translation MINVLVADDSEIVRRGLGDILASADDIHVVAQAWDGRSAVDAASRLNPDVALVDIRMPGMDGLAATRELRALPVPPQVLILTMFAEDEYVDEAIRAGASGFLLKDTPPEELLRSVRLVAAGEATLDPSVTGRVMDQLAQHSVRLTAQEQRALESLTGREREILGLIGQGLPNAGIGEVLHISEGTVKNQVSRLLTKIGAENRVQAARLAYRAGMER, from the coding sequence GTGATCAACGTTCTGGTCGCCGACGACAGCGAGATCGTCCGCCGAGGGCTGGGCGACATCCTTGCCTCCGCGGACGACATCCACGTCGTTGCCCAGGCGTGGGACGGCCGCAGCGCCGTGGACGCGGCGAGTCGGCTCAACCCGGATGTGGCGCTGGTCGACATCCGCATGCCGGGTATGGACGGCTTGGCCGCGACCCGTGAACTCCGGGCCCTGCCGGTACCGCCACAGGTGCTGATTCTGACCATGTTCGCGGAGGACGAGTACGTCGATGAGGCAATCCGAGCGGGAGCCAGCGGGTTTCTCCTCAAGGACACCCCACCGGAGGAGCTGCTGCGCTCCGTCCGCCTCGTCGCGGCCGGCGAAGCGACCCTCGACCCCTCCGTGACGGGGCGGGTCATGGACCAGCTTGCTCAGCACTCGGTCCGGCTGACCGCACAGGAGCAGCGTGCGCTGGAGTCCCTGACCGGTAGAGAGCGAGAGATCCTGGGCCTCATCGGACAAGGCCTGCCCAATGCCGGTATCGGCGAAGTCCTCCACATCAGTGAAGGCACCGTCAAGAACCAGGTCAGCCGACTGCTGACGAAGATCGGCGCGGAGAACCGGGTCCAGGCCGCCCGCCTGGCCTACCGCGCAGGCATGGAACGCTGA
- a CDS encoding sensor histidine kinase: MPFLRRTRFSHWPTQRVDAAVAAAAAAIGVANSWGKPSNGLLTGAPITVIALVSGATGLLLWWRHRLPLAIPCLVVVCHVLAFTPTALAVALYTVGAVHHRRPRILALFAVLASLADVAALHLGDAWDFREAGYSLALAIGPLVVGYAVALRSDLAAASQAELATREREHGLVLERARIHERARIAREMHDVVSHRVGHMVLMAAALKVGPGAKDEKVAQEAEQIRHEGRQALEELREILGVLTPDRARRTEPRAPQAEARNLDDLARSAEHAGLQVDLRVQGHPESLPTVLQQALYRTVQESLTNAAKYAPGAPVRIDLECRPDRVDLSVANGPPAGPPGHDLPGGGNGLIGLRERASLLGGELEAGPEAGGFRVSLRLPLHPPPTGRNDQP; the protein is encoded by the coding sequence GTGCCTTTCCTGCGACGAACTCGCTTCAGCCACTGGCCGACGCAGCGCGTGGACGCCGCGGTAGCCGCCGCGGCCGCGGCGATCGGTGTGGCGAACAGCTGGGGCAAACCGTCGAACGGTCTTCTCACAGGGGCCCCGATCACAGTGATCGCCCTTGTGTCGGGCGCAACAGGACTCCTGCTGTGGTGGAGACACCGCCTGCCCCTCGCGATCCCCTGCTTGGTCGTGGTCTGCCACGTGCTGGCGTTCACCCCCACTGCGCTGGCCGTGGCCCTCTACACCGTCGGAGCCGTCCACCACCGGCGACCACGCATCCTCGCGCTGTTTGCCGTCCTCGCGAGCCTGGCCGACGTCGCCGCACTCCACCTGGGTGACGCCTGGGACTTCCGCGAGGCCGGCTACTCGCTCGCACTGGCGATCGGGCCGCTGGTCGTGGGCTACGCCGTGGCCCTGCGCTCCGACCTGGCCGCAGCGTCCCAGGCCGAACTCGCCACACGGGAACGCGAACACGGACTCGTCCTGGAACGGGCACGGATCCATGAACGAGCCCGCATCGCCCGGGAAATGCACGACGTCGTCTCGCACCGTGTCGGCCACATGGTCCTCATGGCCGCAGCGCTGAAGGTCGGTCCCGGCGCAAAGGACGAGAAGGTCGCCCAGGAGGCGGAGCAGATCCGGCACGAAGGCCGCCAAGCCTTGGAGGAACTGCGCGAAATCCTGGGAGTGCTCACGCCCGACCGTGCCCGTCGAACCGAGCCGCGCGCCCCGCAGGCGGAGGCCCGCAACCTCGACGACCTCGCACGTAGCGCGGAGCACGCGGGCCTACAGGTCGACCTGCGCGTTCAAGGGCACCCCGAGTCGCTGCCCACGGTGTTGCAACAGGCTCTCTACCGCACGGTGCAGGAGTCACTGACCAACGCCGCCAAGTACGCTCCCGGCGCCCCGGTACGGATCGATCTGGAATGCCGCCCGGACCGTGTCGACCTCAGTGTGGCCAACGGCCCGCCGGCCGGCCCGCCCGGACACGACCTGCCCGGTGGCGGGAACGGCCTGATCGGACTGCGCGAGCGCGCCTCCCTCCTCGGCGGGGAACTTGAGGCCGGTCCGGAAGCGGGCGGATTCCGCGTATCGCTTCGCCTTCCCCTGCACCCGCCGCCCACCGGACGCAACGATCAGCCCTGA
- a CDS encoding ATP-binding protein, with product MAALLLSEVVSNAVRHAKGTAIEVAVGFDRSAGMITGAVFDTEPLMGDGARSSLVGVGDEETDMETGRGLDLLDAVAGTWGVATVGSHGKWVWFQVSAS from the coding sequence ATGGCCGCCCTGCTCCTGTCCGAGGTCGTGTCGAACGCCGTCCGTCATGCGAAGGGCACTGCCATCGAGGTGGCCGTCGGCTTCGACCGGTCGGCCGGAATGATCACCGGTGCTGTCTTCGACACGGAGCCCCTGATGGGAGACGGTGCGCGGTCCAGCCTCGTCGGCGTCGGCGACGAGGAGACGGACATGGAGACAGGACGCGGGCTGGACCTGCTGGATGCGGTCGCGGGCACATGGGGCGTGGCGACAGTGGGCTCCCACGGCAAGTGGGTGTGGTTCCAGGTCTCCGCGTCCTGA
- a CDS encoding glutamate--cysteine ligase 2: MVRTVGVEEELLLVDEQSGEPRALSTAVLALAERRAAGNSVFEPELHDQQLEFATEPRTDMRELADEILRSRAEAAKSAAQAGAAVAALATAPLPVSPSIGEGERHRWLAEKFGLTTQEQLTCGCHVHVSVDSDEEGVGVLDRIRPWLAVLLALSANSPFWQGRDSSYASYRSRVWGRWPSAGPFEIFGSADRYHEQVAALVDTGVLRDKGMIYFDARLSHRYPTVEVRVADVCLDPADTALLATLVRGLVDTAARSWSEGEPPDPVGVGVLRMAAWQAGRDGLEGQLLHPLTMRPEPASDVVGALLAHVRDALEESGDLARTEIAIKNVLERGTGARIQREALEGTGSLRDVVAACVSRTHS; the protein is encoded by the coding sequence ATGGTGCGGACGGTGGGTGTCGAGGAGGAGCTCCTGCTCGTCGACGAACAGAGCGGCGAGCCCCGTGCGCTGTCGACGGCCGTGCTGGCCCTCGCGGAACGCCGCGCGGCGGGGAACTCGGTCTTCGAGCCGGAACTCCATGACCAGCAGCTGGAGTTCGCCACCGAACCGCGCACCGACATGCGCGAACTCGCGGACGAGATCCTGCGCTCGCGGGCCGAGGCGGCGAAGAGTGCCGCACAGGCCGGGGCCGCCGTGGCGGCCCTCGCGACCGCGCCTCTGCCGGTCAGCCCCTCGATCGGCGAGGGCGAGAGGCACCGGTGGCTCGCCGAGAAGTTCGGACTGACCACACAGGAGCAGCTGACCTGCGGATGCCACGTGCACGTCTCGGTGGACTCGGACGAGGAGGGCGTCGGCGTACTGGACCGCATACGTCCCTGGCTCGCGGTGCTCCTTGCGCTGAGCGCCAACTCACCGTTCTGGCAGGGCCGCGACAGCTCGTACGCCAGCTATCGGAGCAGGGTCTGGGGGCGTTGGCCGTCGGCCGGGCCGTTCGAGATCTTCGGTTCCGCGGACCGCTACCACGAACAGGTCGCGGCACTCGTCGACACGGGAGTCCTGCGCGACAAGGGAATGATCTACTTCGACGCACGGCTCTCGCACCGGTACCCCACGGTCGAGGTCCGCGTGGCGGACGTCTGCCTGGATCCGGCCGACACCGCGCTGCTCGCCACGCTCGTGCGCGGGCTGGTCGACACAGCGGCACGCAGCTGGTCCGAAGGGGAGCCGCCCGACCCGGTCGGGGTGGGTGTCCTGCGTATGGCCGCCTGGCAGGCCGGACGGGACGGGCTGGAGGGGCAGCTGCTCCACCCCCTGACCATGCGTCCCGAGCCCGCCTCCGACGTGGTGGGCGCCCTGCTCGCGCACGTCCGCGATGCCCTGGAGGAAAGCGGCGACCTCGCCCGGACCGAGATCGCGATCAAGAACGTACTGGAGCGCGGGACCGGGGCACGGATCCAGCGGGAGGCACTCGAGGGCACGGGCAGTCTCCGTGACGTGGTGGCCGCGTGCGTGTCCAGGACGCACAGCTGA
- a CDS encoding glycoside hydrolase family 2 protein, protein MHQMPHPPKPEYPRPQFVRPDWLNLNGEWQFEIDRGDSGLERGLLTRELADRIVVPFAPESRASGVEDTDFLHAVWYRREVVVPEAWAGRDVLLHLGAVDHDATVWVNGVEVARHRGGFSSFTASLRGVATAGETATVVVRARDTPSDPQARGKQATWYGNTGCHYTRTTGIWQTVWLEPVPRAHISSLNIVPQRATGSFHITAELSHHTAGLTLEAVLTDEAGDVCVAAVPADDLAPGLTLPVPADRVRLWSTQDPHLYGLRLRLTRDGEVVDEVGSYAGLRSVAISGNRVLLNGRPVFQRLVLDQGYWPDTLMTSPSDDALRQDIELAMAAGFNGARLHQKVFEERFYYHADRLGYLVWGEFGDWGASGQGPAGNNQQPTASFVAQWLEVLRRDRSHPSIIGWCPLNETHQLLHDRLTQLDDVTLAMYLATKAADPSRPVVDASGYAHRVRGADVYDSHSYEQDPEAFRREQSGLRDGRPFLNELDGAAMSYPYAGQPFFVSEYGGIWWNPRRLGEDQESADDPGRADSWGYGQRVGSVEAWHDRFEGLTRVLLEDPDMFGYCYTQLTDTFQEENGLYDFDRKPKFDIARIRTVQTAEAAYERPEGNRGTASR, encoded by the coding sequence ATGCACCAGATGCCCCACCCGCCCAAGCCGGAGTACCCGCGCCCGCAGTTCGTGCGACCCGACTGGCTGAACCTCAACGGTGAGTGGCAGTTCGAGATCGACCGCGGCGATTCGGGACTGGAGCGCGGCCTGCTCACCCGGGAGCTCGCGGACCGCATCGTCGTGCCCTTCGCACCGGAGTCACGGGCCTCGGGTGTCGAGGACACCGACTTCCTGCATGCCGTGTGGTACCGCCGCGAGGTGGTCGTCCCCGAGGCCTGGGCCGGCCGCGACGTGCTCCTGCACCTGGGAGCCGTGGACCACGACGCGACGGTGTGGGTGAACGGCGTCGAGGTCGCACGCCATCGCGGCGGCTTCAGCTCGTTCACCGCCTCGCTCAGGGGAGTCGCGACGGCGGGCGAGACGGCGACCGTCGTCGTCCGGGCCCGCGACACCCCGTCGGATCCGCAGGCCCGGGGCAAGCAGGCCACCTGGTACGGCAACACGGGCTGCCACTACACCCGCACCACCGGCATCTGGCAGACCGTGTGGCTGGAGCCGGTGCCCCGCGCGCACATCAGCTCGCTGAACATCGTCCCCCAACGCGCCACCGGCAGCTTCCACATCACCGCGGAGCTCTCGCACCACACCGCGGGCCTCACGCTCGAAGCCGTACTGACCGACGAGGCCGGCGATGTGTGCGTGGCCGCCGTTCCCGCGGACGACCTCGCACCGGGCCTCACGCTGCCGGTCCCGGCCGACCGGGTCCGCCTGTGGTCGACGCAGGACCCCCATCTGTACGGGCTGCGTCTGCGCCTCACCCGGGACGGCGAGGTGGTCGACGAGGTCGGCTCGTACGCAGGCCTCCGGTCGGTCGCGATCAGCGGCAACCGCGTCCTCCTCAACGGCCGGCCCGTGTTCCAGCGCCTCGTCCTCGACCAGGGCTACTGGCCGGACACCTTGATGACCTCCCCCAGCGACGACGCCCTGCGCCAGGACATCGAACTCGCCATGGCCGCCGGCTTCAACGGAGCGCGACTCCACCAGAAGGTCTTCGAGGAGCGCTTCTACTACCACGCCGACCGCCTGGGCTACCTGGTCTGGGGCGAGTTCGGGGACTGGGGCGCATCCGGGCAGGGACCGGCGGGAAACAACCAGCAGCCCACCGCCTCCTTCGTCGCCCAGTGGCTCGAAGTGCTGCGCCGCGACCGCAGCCATCCGTCGATCATCGGCTGGTGCCCGCTCAACGAGACCCATCAGCTCCTCCACGACCGGCTCACCCAGCTCGACGACGTGACCCTCGCGATGTACCTGGCCACCAAGGCCGCCGACCCGAGCCGCCCGGTCGTCGACGCGTCCGGCTACGCCCACCGCGTACGCGGTGCGGACGTCTACGACTCCCACTCCTACGAGCAGGACCCGGAGGCCTTCCGCCGCGAGCAGTCCGGCCTTCGGGACGGCCGTCCCTTCCTCAACGAGCTGGACGGCGCGGCCATGTCCTACCCCTACGCGGGACAGCCGTTCTTCGTGTCCGAGTACGGCGGCATCTGGTGGAACCCGCGGCGCCTGGGCGAGGACCAGGAGTCCGCGGACGACCCGGGCCGGGCCGACTCGTGGGGCTACGGCCAGCGGGTCGGGAGCGTCGAAGCGTGGCACGACCGCTTCGAGGGCCTGACCCGCGTCCTTCTCGAGGACCCCGACATGTTCGGCTACTGCTACACGCAGCTGACCGACACCTTCCAGGAGGAGAACGGCCTCTACGACTTCGACCGGAAGCCCAAGTTCGACATCGCCCGGATCCGCACCGTCCAGACCGCCGAGGCAGCCTACGAACGCCCGGAGGGGAACCGGGGGACCGCCTCCCGGTGA
- a CDS encoding sialidase family protein, with protein sequence MSAHRPARPLSLRTATLLPLLLALLAGLVVVQSGTPAAAATGTLLRDGTGLYPRAVRLAHSGAANGRVLASVVTFSGNNGLGAVHESTDGGASFREVGTVSDPEAAAGQGLCCSALYELPQQVGSLPAGTLLWAASVGQDEPNRRMALRVFRSNDIGRSWSYLSTIATAPDTKGLWEPEFSVDATGALVAHYSDETDPAHSQKLVAARTTDGLNWTGHHDTIASTLASDRPGMAVVRRIGDGTYVMSYEICAAAGQYVCVVHYRTSPDGWNWGDPAYLGIRPETADGKYFKHAPNLAWAPEAGNPKGRLFLVGQVMYNRDGSRAEGSGRTVWVNSTGASGSWRAVPAPVTVESTTVDYCPNYSSSLLPSPDGTSLLQIATDWAGSVCKPYFATGSVPAA encoded by the coding sequence ATGTCGGCGCATCGCCCCGCACGACCGCTCTCGCTCCGCACCGCCACCCTGCTGCCCCTGCTGCTCGCCCTCCTGGCCGGCCTGGTCGTCGTCCAGTCCGGCACACCGGCCGCCGCCGCGACCGGTACCCTCCTGCGCGACGGCACCGGCCTCTACCCCCGTGCCGTCCGACTCGCCCACAGCGGCGCCGCCAACGGCCGCGTGCTGGCCTCGGTCGTCACCTTCTCCGGCAACAACGGCCTCGGCGCCGTCCACGAGAGCACCGACGGCGGCGCCTCGTTCCGGGAGGTCGGCACGGTCAGTGACCCCGAGGCCGCGGCCGGCCAGGGGCTGTGCTGCTCGGCCCTGTACGAACTCCCGCAGCAGGTCGGGTCCCTGCCCGCGGGGACCTTGCTGTGGGCCGCGTCGGTCGGCCAGGACGAGCCGAACCGGCGCATGGCACTGCGCGTCTTCAGGAGCAACGACATCGGACGCAGTTGGTCCTACCTCTCGACCATCGCCACGGCACCGGACACCAAGGGCCTGTGGGAGCCGGAATTCTCCGTCGACGCCACAGGCGCCCTGGTCGCGCACTACTCCGACGAGACCGACCCCGCCCACAGCCAGAAGCTGGTGGCCGCCCGCACCACCGACGGGCTGAACTGGACCGGGCACCACGACACCATCGCGAGCACACTCGCCTCCGACCGCCCCGGCATGGCGGTGGTCCGCAGGATCGGCGACGGCACGTACGTGATGTCGTACGAGATCTGCGCAGCCGCGGGCCAGTACGTGTGCGTCGTGCACTACCGCACCTCCCCCGACGGCTGGAACTGGGGCGACCCCGCCTACCTGGGCATCCGCCCGGAGACCGCCGACGGCAAGTACTTCAAGCACGCGCCGAACCTGGCCTGGGCTCCGGAGGCGGGCAACCCGAAGGGCCGGCTCTTCCTCGTCGGCCAGGTCATGTACAACCGTGACGGCAGCCGGGCCGAGGGCAGCGGTCGCACCGTCTGGGTCAACAGCACCGGTGCCTCCGGGAGCTGGCGAGCCGTGCCCGCGCCGGTCACCGTCGAGTCGACGACCGTCGACTACTGCCCCAATTACAGCTCCAGCCTGCTGCCCTCCCCCGACGGCACAAGCCTTCTGCAGATCGCTACGGACTGGGCAGGTTCCGTCTGCAAGCCCTACTTCGCCACCGGCTCCGTTCCCGCCGCGTGA
- a CDS encoding carbohydrate ABC transporter permease: MTSTAVRPVTDHRPTATDPPKRRYDAERLFNRVALGVLIAFALLWLVPLVWALATSIRPAQEVVTDPTGWFTAHPTLAAYGEIFDAGKLPYWYANSFITSVLTTLFTVVLASLAAFALSQTRFRARRAAFLLLLAGIMVPGQVLMIPQFLALQSAGLLNTYWGVILPQVPNVVAVFVFKQFFDGIPRELIDAARADGASWLRTYAQIVMPVSRPAVSAVTIFVFVGVWNNFLWPLLVVTDPEMMTLPVGLTSVQDVFGVPYAQLMASAVLGAIPLLAVFALFQRRIVEGIAGTGLK; this comes from the coding sequence ATGACCTCGACCGCCGTCCGCCCCGTGACGGACCACCGACCGACCGCCACCGACCCGCCGAAGCGGCGCTACGACGCGGAGCGTCTGTTCAACCGGGTGGCGCTCGGCGTGCTGATCGCCTTCGCGCTGCTGTGGCTGGTACCGCTGGTCTGGGCTCTCGCCACCTCGATACGGCCCGCGCAGGAGGTCGTCACCGACCCGACCGGGTGGTTCACCGCGCATCCGACGCTCGCCGCGTACGGGGAGATCTTCGACGCGGGCAAGCTGCCCTACTGGTACGCGAACAGCTTCATCACCTCGGTCCTGACCACCTTGTTCACGGTCGTCCTGGCCTCGCTGGCGGCGTTCGCGCTGTCGCAGACCCGGTTCCGGGCACGCCGGGCAGCGTTCCTGCTGCTGCTCGCCGGGATCATGGTCCCGGGACAGGTCCTGATGATCCCGCAGTTCCTCGCGCTGCAGTCGGCGGGACTGCTCAACACCTACTGGGGCGTGATCCTGCCCCAGGTCCCCAACGTCGTCGCCGTCTTCGTCTTCAAGCAGTTCTTCGACGGGATCCCGCGCGAGCTCATCGACGCGGCGCGCGCGGACGGCGCGAGCTGGCTGCGCACGTACGCGCAGATCGTGATGCCGGTCTCCCGGCCCGCGGTCTCCGCCGTGACGATCTTCGTGTTCGTCGGCGTGTGGAACAACTTCCTGTGGCCGCTGCTCGTCGTCACCGACCCGGAGATGATGACGCTGCCCGTCGGACTGACCTCCGTCCAGGACGTGTTCGGCGTCCCCTACGCACAGCTCATGGCGTCCGCCGTGCTCGGCGCGATCCCGCTGCTCGCGGTGTTCGCACTCTTCCAGCGCCGCATCGTCGAGGGCATCGCAGGCACCGGCCTCAAGTGA
- a CDS encoding carbohydrate ABC transporter permease yields the protein MATTTALPPPSSRGDRWAGPGMLLPFALFYLVFLVGPLVYAVVAGFFGTSLLRSGLGDFAGWSNYAAVLGDSEFWRTLGNTLWFTVLTTVPLVLLSLALALLADRFVRGRWFFRFAFFAPFVLPSAVVSLLFMFIYADQVGLAQSVATSLGVDSPPSWLGDPDWAMVSITVATVWWTIGFNFVLYLAGLQEVPREVHEAAAVDGAGPWQRIRLVVVPMLGRTTTLVTVLQVIASLKVFDQIYMMTGGGPDGSTRPSLQLIYDTGFVEGRVGYASTVSLLLFVVILFVSLVWFALVRRAEKEN from the coding sequence GTGGCCACGACAACCGCTCTTCCCCCGCCGTCCAGCCGAGGTGACCGCTGGGCGGGCCCGGGGATGCTGCTGCCCTTTGCCCTCTTCTATCTGGTGTTCCTGGTGGGACCGCTGGTCTACGCCGTGGTCGCCGGGTTCTTCGGAACGAGCCTGCTCAGGAGCGGCCTCGGAGATTTCGCCGGCTGGTCCAACTACGCCGCGGTTCTCGGTGATTCGGAGTTCTGGCGGACCCTGGGCAACACCCTGTGGTTCACGGTCCTGACGACCGTGCCGCTGGTGCTGCTCAGTCTGGCACTCGCGCTGCTCGCCGACCGGTTCGTACGCGGCCGCTGGTTCTTCCGGTTCGCCTTCTTCGCGCCGTTCGTGCTGCCCTCCGCGGTGGTGTCGCTGCTGTTCATGTTCATCTACGCCGACCAGGTGGGCCTGGCCCAGTCGGTGGCCACCTCGCTCGGCGTGGACTCCCCGCCGTCCTGGCTGGGCGATCCGGACTGGGCGATGGTGTCCATCACGGTGGCCACCGTGTGGTGGACCATCGGCTTCAACTTCGTGCTGTACCTGGCCGGTCTGCAGGAGGTGCCGCGCGAGGTGCACGAGGCCGCCGCGGTCGACGGGGCCGGACCCTGGCAGCGCATCCGCCTGGTCGTCGTCCCGATGCTGGGCCGTACGACGACGCTGGTCACGGTCCTTCAGGTGATCGCCTCGCTGAAGGTCTTCGACCAGATCTACATGATGACGGGCGGCGGCCCCGACGGCAGCACCCGCCCCTCCCTCCAGCTGATCTACGACACCGGCTTCGTGGAGGGCCGCGTGGGCTATGCCTCGACCGTGTCGCTGCTCCTGTTCGTGGTGATCCTGTTCGTCTCCCTCGTCTGGTTCGCCCTGGTCCGCCGCGCCGAGAAGGAGAACTGA
- a CDS encoding extracellular solute-binding protein has protein sequence MRDRIPPPPSPVPSPVLPPALPPAPSRRRVLRGTLALGATGATALAAAGCGSTVAQGFTGGAPEPDRLNFWNPFTGGDGERMLAMQDVFRTAHRSVDLRSATFLWGNPYYTKLTLATLGGRPPQVAVTHLSKVPTLVEAGLLSELHSADLARHGITPDRFDARPWQKSQVEGVLHAVPIDTHPFVLYFRTDIAEKAGLLDGQGRLADLDGPDAFIDAMRAAKEVTGAWGGSIASVKDASTQFRLFWSLYRQLGGGDLVADRGRRVVVDTAAAAEALAYMRRLTHEKVVPPAADGQGGAITLLNTGKAGFLMDGVWQVLAVKSAKVKFDMRPLPRIFTDAPYACAADSHALVLPKAPSAKAQRLDMSLEFIASMLHSSNLWAEGGHVPAWLPTQRSRTYRELVPQSHYAAAADGAVYDPAAWYGGAGSTLQQVVGDAATSVFTGATSPTAGAERIRRELRELAARPAPV, from the coding sequence ATGCGGGACCGCATACCGCCCCCTCCGTCCCCTGTCCCGTCGCCCGTCCTGCCCCCCGCCCTGCCGCCCGCCCCGTCCCGTCGCCGCGTGCTGCGCGGGACGCTGGCGCTCGGCGCGACGGGCGCCACCGCGCTCGCCGCCGCCGGCTGCGGCAGCACGGTGGCGCAGGGGTTCACCGGCGGCGCACCCGAGCCGGACCGGCTGAACTTCTGGAATCCGTTCACCGGCGGCGACGGCGAGCGGATGCTGGCCATGCAGGACGTCTTCCGCACCGCACACCGGTCGGTCGACCTGAGATCGGCGACCTTCCTGTGGGGCAACCCCTACTACACGAAGCTGACCCTCGCCACGCTCGGCGGCCGCCCGCCGCAGGTCGCGGTCACCCACCTGTCGAAGGTGCCCACGCTCGTCGAGGCGGGCCTGCTCTCCGAGTTGCACAGCGCGGACCTGGCCCGGCACGGAATCACCCCCGACCGGTTCGACGCGCGCCCCTGGCAGAAGTCGCAGGTCGAAGGCGTGCTGCACGCCGTGCCGATAGACACGCATCCGTTCGTGCTGTATTTCCGTACGGACATCGCCGAGAAGGCCGGACTCCTCGACGGACAGGGCCGGTTGGCGGACCTGGACGGACCCGACGCCTTCATCGACGCGATGCGCGCGGCGAAGGAGGTGACCGGCGCCTGGGGCGGTTCGATCGCCTCGGTGAAGGACGCCTCGACCCAGTTCCGCCTGTTCTGGTCGCTGTACCGGCAGCTCGGCGGCGGGGATCTCGTCGCCGACCGGGGCCGGCGGGTCGTCGTCGACACTGCGGCCGCCGCCGAGGCTCTCGCCTATATGCGCCGCCTGACTCACGAGAAGGTCGTACCGCCTGCCGCCGACGGACAGGGCGGCGCCATCACCCTCCTCAACACCGGCAAGGCCGGCTTCCTGATGGACGGCGTCTGGCAGGTCCTCGCGGTGAAGTCCGCGAAGGTGAAGTTCGACATGCGGCCGCTGCCCCGGATCTTCACGGACGCCCCCTACGCGTGCGCTGCGGACTCGCACGCCCTGGTACTGCCGAAGGCTCCTTCCGCGAAGGCCCAGCGCCTCGACATGTCACTGGAGTTCATCGCTTCGATGCTGCACTCCAGCAACCTGTGGGCCGAGGGCGGCCATGTGCCGGCCTGGCTGCCGACGCAGCGTTCGCGCACCTACCGGGAGCTGGTGCCGCAATCGCACTACGCCGCTGCCGCGGACGGAGCTGTCTACGACCCGGCCGCGTGGTACGGCGGCGCTGGCAGCACCCTGCAGCAGGTGGTGGGGGACGCGGCGACCTCGGTGTTCACCGGAGCCACGAGCCCCACGGCGGGCGCCGAACGGATCCGCCGCGAACTGCGTGAACTGGCCGCACGGCCCGCGCCGGTGTGA
- a CDS encoding LacI family DNA-binding transcriptional regulator, protein MAGSRLKDVAERAGVSIKTVSNVVRGEAKVADRTRERVLHAIAELDYQPNASARHLRTGRSGIIALAVPELVSPYFAELAAEVIAAAKKRSCTVLIEDTGGDPAEELRIACGLSDPLIDGVLLSPLRLDEQVLGARERRVPLVLLGERSYEIPADHVLIDNAAAAREATDHLLSLGRRRVAAIGQPAGLAHATTVQRMHGYLTALHAAGVPHDPRLVPDTREFTRRAGAEAMHALLALDDPPDAVFCFNDLLASGALRAAHDQGVRVPQDLAMVGFDDVEESRYSVPSLTTVAPDKRGIAELAVDALMRRIDAGAMAPHSRLTAGFELVVRESTRPAL, encoded by the coding sequence GTGGCAGGCAGTCGCCTGAAGGACGTCGCGGAGCGCGCCGGGGTGTCGATCAAGACCGTGTCGAACGTCGTCCGCGGTGAGGCGAAAGTGGCCGACAGGACCCGGGAGCGGGTCCTGCACGCCATCGCGGAGCTGGACTACCAGCCGAACGCCTCCGCCCGCCACTTGCGCACCGGACGCAGCGGCATCATCGCGCTCGCCGTCCCGGAACTCGTGTCGCCCTACTTCGCGGAACTGGCCGCGGAGGTCATCGCAGCCGCGAAGAAGCGGAGCTGCACCGTACTCATCGAGGACACCGGCGGCGACCCTGCCGAGGAGCTGCGCATCGCCTGCGGGCTCAGCGATCCGCTCATCGACGGGGTGCTGCTCAGCCCGCTCCGGCTCGACGAACAGGTTCTCGGCGCCCGTGAACGGCGTGTCCCACTGGTCCTGTTGGGCGAGCGGTCCTACGAGATCCCCGCCGACCATGTACTGATCGACAACGCGGCCGCCGCCCGCGAGGCCACCGACCACCTGCTCTCCCTCGGCCGACGCCGTGTCGCTGCCATCGGGCAGCCCGCCGGACTCGCCCACGCGACGACGGTCCAGCGCATGCACGGCTACCTGACCGCGCTGCACGCGGCAGGGGTCCCGCACGACCCCCGACTCGTCCCGGACACCCGGGAGTTCACACGCCGAGCGGGGGCGGAGGCGATGCATGCGCTGCTCGCCCTGGACGACCCGCCGGACGCCGTCTTCTGCTTCAACGACCTGCTGGCCTCGGGCGCGCTGCGCGCAGCGCACGACCAGGGCGTACGGGTGCCCCAGGACCTGGCCATGGTCGGCTTCGACGACGTGGAGGAGTCCCGCTACAGCGTGCCGTCCCTGACCACCGTCGCTCCCGACAAGCGGGGCATCGCCGAGCTGGCCGTGGACGCGCTGATGCGCAGGATCGACGCGGGCGCGATGGCGCCACACTCGCGACTCACCGCGGGGTTCGAGCTGGTGGTACGGGAGAGCACCCGCCCGGCGCTCTGA